DNA from Rosa rugosa chromosome 6, drRosRugo1.1, whole genome shotgun sequence:
tatatatatatatatatgttgcccTTTTATAAGGTGAGACTGAAGATGGAGACGCCCTGGGTTATTTTAAGAGAATTTGATGTCTTAAGTGAGATACTGAACAATTGTGTCTTTCAAATTGTTAAGTCGCTAACAATAAGCTCAATATCTGTTAACAGTCACATTCAGATTTCCGAGTTTTATAATATGTGATATGATTGTATTTGATAAGTGCTAAGAGTTGTAAGTGTGAAGGGTATCTTGACTGTCTTTGCTGAGGACATGTCCACTGGCCAAAGGAAAGGGATTACAATCCACAAAACAGTGACGGAGAAGCTATGCGAATTGAGAAGATGAGGTAAGAAATGATCGCTTATGGCAAGCTAAGACTGAAATGGCATATATGATAAAATCGTTTTGATCTCTACACTGAAAATTGTTGTAATTTTTCCATGTTAGGGGGAAGTTAGGCAGTCATTGGGTACTCGTTTTTGTTGGCTGGTTGTTTTGCTTACAGACTTTCTAGGTTCTTTTTCTTGCATGTTTTGCTAACAGAGTACCAATTTTTGCAAGGAATCATGTTGGGTTCTGTAATCTCACCAGGTTGGAATTCAATTGTCAAGTTGTTTGTTTGGAGACAATATAAGAGTGATTTATATTGGTTCACATGATTTTACGTTTGTCGAATATAGTTAAAAATGGTGCAGAAGGTAAAGGAAACTTTCTTCTGAACAATAGATCTTGTATTTTGGATAGTTCTTGTTATTTTTCTGAACAACTAAAGGTGTGTAAGTCAATGCTTGAGTTGTGAGAGTTGGGTTGTAATCATCATAAATTTATTTGCAAGTAGATCTATAACATCATTATAAATTTTCTGCTAATAATTTAAGCAGCAAAGTCTCTGGGTGCATGTTCAGAACAGTTGTTACGATTCATTTCTCTGtcctaaaacaataaaacgGAATTGTACAAACCTACAAACTCATCTAATTCATAGCataaacaaatgatttttcccCAAAAACTGGACCAAGAGTTTTGGACCAGTTCTACAGATTGACTTGGACTTGTTCCCCCATTGACTTGGTGCGCAAGCACTTTTTGTTTCTTCCACAAATGTTGATCAGAGCATTAGTttaactttcttcttccttcagtATATTGCTCGCTTCTTCAAGTTCTTGATCTGAGAATGGCTGAAGCAAGAGGCCGTGCAATTGGGATTGATCTGGGGACAACATATTCATGTGTTGCTGTGTGGGAGCACGAACAGGGTCATGTGGAAATCATAGTGAATGATCAGGGCAACAGGACTACCCCATCTTATGTTGCATTCACTGATACTGAGAGCTTAGTAGGCGATGCAGCATTTAACCAAATTCTGAGAAACCCTACCAACTCAATCTTTGGTAGGATTATTAATTTTCTCAGACCatcaattttatttcaaatgTTCTTATTGTGCAATTGTTGCTCTGTGAATGTTAGTCTTTTTAATTTGTTGACTGCTACAAATATAGCTACAGAATGTGTGCCTAATTAAGTTTGAGCTTGCTGGATATGGAAATGGATTAGGATTATGATAAGTTAGGGGTTTGATCAACTATAGTATAATAAATGAAAGCTTTCTTATTTTCTGTTAAACAAAGTTTGAGTTCTTAAGAGGTCAAAAGTTTTATGTCTTAAGTTTGATCTTTGGTTCATCAAAGTTTCCCTATTTGTTAAGTAGTACACGTACTCAACTGTAGCTAACTATATTTAGTTGACATATTTTTGATAGAGTATAGTTTAGTAAAAGTGGGATATTTACAGAATTCTTTTCATGATAGAATCTAAAATTTCATCAATTTGTCAATTCACAGATGCAAAGAGGTTAATTGGCAGGAAATTCAGTGACGCCACTGTTCAAAGTGATTTGAAACTCTGGCCATTCAAGGTCATTAAAGGTCCTGATGATAAGCCGATGATTGTGGTTACCCACCAGGGACAAGAAAAGATGTTTGCTGCTGAAGAAATCTCATCCATGGTTCTCACAAAGATGCGGAAGACTGCTGAAGCCTACCTTGGATCAACTGTGATGAATGCAGTTATCACTGTCCCTGCTTACTTCACTAACTCTCAACGTCAGGCTACAAAAGATGCAGGTGCCACTGCAGGCCTAAATGTGATGCGCATCATCAATGAACCAACTGCCGCAGCTATTGCATATGGCATTGACAAGAAGGCTGGTGGGTATAGGAAGAAAAATGTGCTGATATTTGATTTAGGTGGTGGTACTTTAGATGTGTCACTACTGAGTATATGTAATGGTGTTTTTGAAGTTAAAGCCACGGCAGGAGAGACTCATCTTGGAGGTGGAGACTTTGATAACAGAATGGTGAATTACTGTGTTGAGCAATTCAAGAGGAAGCATAAGGTGGACCTTATTGGAAACGCTAGAGCTCTTAGGAGGTTAAGAAATGAATGTGAGAAGGCAAAGAGAAGGCTTTCATCTACAACTACAACAGACATTGAAATTGACTGTTTGGATAAAGAGAATGATTTGTATGCAACTATTACCCGTGCAAAATTTGAACAACTCAATATTGATTTCTTCAACAAATGTATGAAGCCTGTCGAGAAGTGTTTGAGGGATGCTAAGATGGATGTAAACAGTGTCGACGATGTTGTTCTTGCTGGTGGATCTTCTAGAATTCCCAAAGTGCAGCAGTTACTACAGGATTTGTTCAAGGGGAAGGAGCTTTGCAAGGGAAttaatcctgatgaggctataGCATATGGTGCTGCAGTTCAAGCTGCAGTCTTGAGTGGGAATGGAAATGAGAAGCTTCAAGGTTTTACTCTCTTGGATGTCATCCCTCTATCACTTGGAGTGGAAACTAATGATTTTGGTGACCCACATGTTATGTCGGTTGTGCTTCCAAGAAACACCAGAATCCCCGCCAAAAAGAACGGAATTATTTTGGAAACTTCCATTGACAACCAGgtttcagttccattctcaatTTATGAGGGCGAGAGTTCAACAACCTTAGATAATAACTTTTTGGGTAAATTTTGTATGGATGGCATTCCTCCAGCACCTGCAGGTGTAGTTTCCTTCGAACTTTGCTTTGATATTGATGTAAATGGTATCCTGACTGTCTCAGCTGAGGACAGGGGCACTGGCCAGAAGAAAAAGATTACAGTCGTCACTAATAAATTGTGAAGGAACTGATGGCATGAAGTAAGAAGGCATAATTTATGCCGCAGTACTGGAAGCGAAATGACTTACATATGACTAAATTGATCATTCTGATATTTTAAAGGGTTTTTCCTCATATCTTCAAGTTTGATGCAAGGCTTGATGACCTTATCTGAATATTTTACTAGAATATGACTGTTCTACACTGAACTGGTAATTTAATTGAATAATGGAAGCGAGGAGAAATATGAGTTTATTAACATATTATTGAATTGAGTTTCATTTGTATTTCTAATATTGTGCTATTATCACTGTGAACTAGTGAATCCATGAGGGCATGCCTCCTTTGTTTTGTTCAGTAATGAATGAATGACTCGATTGAGGGAGGCAACCAGCAATTGAGGGAGGCAACCAGCAATCCTTTGTTGGCTTGGTTGTTTCATAGTGTTGTGAGATGTCATTTTGCTTCTAACAGTATAAGTATCTGCTTCACAATGTCTATTGGCATTGGCAGTCTTCAGTGTAGTTCAATAGTGGAAAGCATGCATTGTTTCGGTCACTCTTCTAGGATATCATTGGAGACTCTCTGAAATGACTTTACTCTTCTAAAGTTCTGGAGGTGCATTACTTATATATGATGGAATGTCTTCAAGTGGAAGGTGTTGCACAAGGCTGTGCTCATGTTGCAGTCTTGAGTCAAAATTTTAGCGAGGAGCTTCAATCAAGGTGTCACACACTTTTGTGGGGAGTACTCGTAGTACTGTAAGTTAATGAAGCATAAAACTTTTTCTGGTGCCACTTTCTTTGATATTTACTTTTGGCAAGAAGTTGACACTTTTcttatgtaaattttttttatagctTCCTTAGGAGATCGGTCAGAGAGGACCATGATTTTTCAGTGGAGTTGCGTTGCTGCTACACGCCTGGAAAATTCCAAAATGCTGATCCGTTTCCAGCTCTAATGGTCAACACCCCCACCTCACTTCCTCATCCATCTCTGAGCTGGTACGCTTGGTAGGTTTCTGTGCACCTCTcactaatttctttttctttttaattatgtgCAGCATAAAATACAGATCATTATATAAGTAAAGGATCTTATATTTTTTGGGAATTAATAGCCTTCATTGTTGTTCCGCATAATTATGCTCAAGTCAACGGTTGAGTTAGCAGAATAGGGTTTGTAGCATTTTTCAACTGCTAATTACTTGAGCAGAAAAGTCTCTGTGTGTATGTTCAGTCCACTAGTCAATGATTTATGCTTGGCATTTAACTTATAATATGGAAATCATTTGCCTCCTATCTGTTCAAGAAATTGTGTAAGACTTTTCCTTAATTCTTAGGACAAAAAGACTAAAAAATGATTCTTCCCTACAACTTGCCAAAAATGTATTGACGTAGACTTTTCGCTAATTGACTTGGTATGCAGGCAAATTTATTCCACATATGTGATCTCTGGAATCatttaattcaattttcttcttcatactattattttcttcttcaacttttGAGCTGAGAATGGCAGGAGCAGCAGACCGGGCAATTGGGATTGATCTGGGCACTACGTATTCGTGTGTAGCAGTGTGGGAGCAGGAACAGGGTCATGTTGAAATCATAGTGAATGATCAGGGGAACAGGACTACCCCATCTTATGTTGCATTCACTGATACTGAGAGCTTAGTAGGCGATGCAGCATTTAACCAAATCCTCAGAAACCCCACCAACTCAATCTTTGGTAAGATTTATTTGACCACATCCACATATACatgcaattttctttaattGTTTCTGTTCAGTTGTTCTCTGTGCAGCTGTTGGTCTTTCCATTCTAACCCTTTTACTGCTTTTTCTTGTATTTGATATATGTATATGGTCTCTGTTACTAAGTTGAGCTTTTAGGCCGGACTGGGAAATCAGTGGGATCAGGACTGGTTGGGATCAATCCCTTCCAATGTAATGAATCAAAGCTAGCTTATATCTTGTGaaataggaggtcaagtttgtTGTCTCAAATTTCATTTTTGGTTCATCTTGGCAGAGAAGATTGCATACCCAAGTCTAGCTTAACTATATTTGGTTAATATATTCTTGACATAGTTCACTTAAAGCAGATGTTTACATGTTTATAATTTCATTCCATTCGGGATAAAAAATAGTCCAAATTTCTAAGTTTGTCGTCCTTTTGCAGATGCAAAGAGGTTGATTGGCAGGAAATTCAGTGACGACACTATTCAAGGTGATGTGAAACTTTGGCCATTCAAGGTCATCGAAGGTCCTGATGATAAGCCCATGATTGTGGTTACCTACCAGGAACAGGAAAAACAATTTACTGCTGAAGAAATCTCATCCATGGTTCTCATAAAGATGCGGAAGATTGCGGAGGCATACCTTGGCTCAACTGTGACAAGTGCAGTCATCACTGTCCCTGCTTACTTCAACAACTCTCAACGCCAGGCTACAAAAGATGCAGGTGCCACCGCTGGCCTAAATGTGATGCGCATCATTAACGAACCAACTGCTGCAGCCATTGCATATGGCATTGATAAGAAGGCCAGTTGGCATGGCAAGAGAAATGTGATGATATTTGATATAGGTGGAGGTACTTTAGACGTGTCATTACTTACAATAGGTGATGGTGTTTTTGAAGTGAAAGCCACCGCTGGAGAGACTCATCTCGGAGGTGAAGACTTTGATAATAGATTGGTGAATTACTGTGTTGAGCAATTCAAGAGGAAGACAAACGCAGACCTGACTGGAAACTCTAGAGCTCTTAGGAGGTTAAGAAATGAATGTGAGAAGGCAAAGAGGAGGCTTTCATTTTCGGCTACAACTGAGATAGAAATTGATTGCTTGGATAAAGACAATGATTTCTATGTGACCATTACGCGTGCCAAATTTGAACAACTGAACCTCGATTTCTTCAACAAGTGTATGGAACCCGTGGAGAAGTGTTTGAGGGATGCAAACATGGATGTAGACAGTGTTGATGATGTTGTTCTTGCTGGTGGCTCTTCTAGAATTCCCAAGGTGCAGCAACTGTTAGAGAATGTGTTCAAGGGGAAGGAGCTGTGCAAGGGCAttaatcctgatgaggctataGCCTATGGCGCTGCTGTTCAAGCAGCGGTGTTGAGTGGATATGAGATTGAGAAGCTTCAAGATTTCACCCTCTTGGATGTCATCCCTCTATCACTTGGGGTTGAGATTAGCGTGCCGAGTACAGGTGATGAACATTGTATGCAGGTTGTGATTCCAAGAAACACCAGAGTTCCCATAAAAGTGAACATCACTTTGTGGACTACGTATAACAACCAAGTTGAAGCCGTATTTGGAATTTACGAGGGTGAGAGCTCAACAACCTTAAATAATAACTTTTTGGGTAAATTTGTTCTTGAGGGCATTCCTCCAGCTCCTGCTGGACATATAAGTTTCGATGTTTGCTTTGATATGGATGCAAATGGCATTCTAAGTGTCTCTGCTCAGGATACGTCTACCGGCCAGAAGAAAGGGATTACTATCATCAGTAAGAAACAGTGAAGGAATAAAGGGCATGAAGTTCTGCCCGTACCAGAAATGTATTGGTATTTGgtaataaagtttttttttttttgatatgttTTAAGGGTTTGGCCATACTTTTTAATGTTGTATGCAAGTGTTAATGAACTTACTTTCCTTTTAAGCATATGTTGGACAATGAAATGATACTCTACTTTGACTCATAAGAGCCAGGGAAATATTAGTTCCCTTACGTATTACTGAAGCTTCAATTatatttcttatatatatattagttatGATATTGTTATAAATTGGTGAATCCATGAGGTAATGtggcttttgttttgtttggtgaTGAATGAGCGATTTGATGGAGGGAGGCAGTCAGCACTCTTTTGTTGGCTTCTTTAATAGTTGAAAATCAATCACTTAGCCGCTTAGATCTCTCTAGGTATTTGCCAATgagctcaaaaaaaaaaaaaaaaaaaaaaaaaaaaatttacctaCAAATTATTCGCCGGAAACATTCTCAGTCAGGATGATTGTTTGCCGGGGATCATTCTATAAGAGgctagaccaaaaaaaaaatgaattatttgtATCATTAAGCTGCAAACCACTGGGACAAGTGGACATTTTTCTAATTTGTGCAGATCCTCTAAGACTGTTTCCTCTTTATAAAATGTTCAAATTTTAAGTCAGATCCAAAAAGCCATTGAATATATTTCATAATCTCACTGGCATTTGGACTAGAACCACTAGCTTAAATAATTGTAACAACTAACAAGTTGTTAGGCACTAGGGCatttttgtaacaaaaaaaaaaattatttgtaaCAAGTCAGCCATTCAAAACTTAAAAGTCTACCATTCTTTTCACCACAAAAAGTCTCCCGCTCCTCGATCAAAATAAACAAGTCTCTCCTCTTCTTTCATGAAGAATCAGGATCAACCCGACTGTATCACATAGAACCTAAAGGAAGAAAGCACAGGGACCCAAGACCGAACTGGCCAAACACAATTGTATATGCCCACTAAAGAAAATTTCAGGCTGTAGCTTCAGCTCCCTGAAAAGGTAAAGAAATCTCTCTCCTTACAGTTTCAGACCTTCAAGGCTATGAGTCCATTATATTTTTGGCCCTTTTTTCTTATGTTAAATCTATATTGCGTAGGAAAGtgttagtttttctttctttcttgaactCTATCTCAAAAAAGAATTTAAGAAAAGTTGTTTAATTCTGAGTATAATGAAAATTTGATTCCATGTTAGTTTTATatgttattattttaatttagtcGATATGAAATGTAGTACTTAGGTCTCTATTTTCATTTGGTTGAAGTGAAGGTTTCTTGGTGAAGCGTCGGAATGCATTGTGGATGTGTTTTCAAATTTGATGGATTTTGCTTGTAGAaatagccttttttttttttttggtgaaaatttatgtcacgccccgaattttgaataatcaattcaaatccgaaacatgaataataacaaattacaactaacatcctgaatttttttctcacaaacaaccacacttcacaactctcaaatttacaataacccaaatcctcaagttatttattacagcacactcccaccaaatcaaattgtaaggctcaaatgagcttaactcgcctcactattacaattgctgtaaaactataaccattgctctaaccgcacgatcaccgtcctggttctcctgtcctgtaggattacccgctacacaatttgaatagtgtaccgggagttgcaacaacacaaaacccggtaagctttttacagccagtatgagtaaacaagaaagaactgttgatttattaaattacaattcaagtaaaattcaacagtattacgtctgcaaagagacatcaacccactcatggaaaccacaaggaatacattttcacaatcctcaaatcacaatacaccacactggtcctgtaaacacccaacccacataacaccactctggtccatcccaataacacgttagagctctaactgcctcgttacctctgacaccttggcctagggtcaagcaacggcaaaatacttcggttaacactataaccgtcgcgctttggacatccccgtcctcagcaccatatacttcggttaataataaaccgtcgcactttggacatccccgtcctcagtacacaacttcggttaataataaaccgtcgcactttggacatccccgtcctcagtacacaaacactccggttatccataaccgtcaaacttcggacacctcgtcctcagaatcctacattctccaactctatacatactccaatgtaaatcatgaatattaacaagaactcatcaatcatgatcatcacatataaatatgataagtcaaatttcaattcatagtattttaatcatcccaatttccacactcttcaatgtcacaccattccacatataatcacgtaaatatatatatacgtaatcacccactcaggaatgaccactaataccaactatagttcacacaagaaaatcgtgaaattcattttgtataataaaaatcattttacatcCCCATGGACCgtggttgatcaagtccatatgattttaaaacaaatatttatttcataaatattttcacgcaattacgacaaaataaggtaattaaatttattcggttcgtaatatgaaccacgtgaggtttactcacctctaaattcccgctgcgtcttcttaacagctcaaaaacaacgatccgaaatcgttcaccaatcaatccatcaaccacctagtcaaacacgatcttaacttagaaatcattcatagaccacacatatacagaaatccaacggtcggattctaatttaatgatgatccaacggtcagatcaaatttatatgatgatccaacggtcggatcctcacggatcgcccttaggatcatcctccaaaattatcacgaagatccaacggtcagatcttcctgaatcgcccttactaacatctccacaaaattatatgaaaatccgacggtcggattctcacgaatcgccttccgaatcactatttctcaaatatacgaagatccaacggtcggatcttcgcccgtgacctcacaaagtcaccgggacagtcatacgatcaacatattaaaatttgaagtaaaaccgatggtctgatcttcgtagatcgtaaaccgaagataaaacgtaaaaaccgtaaatagtaacgtaaaaacgtaaatccactatttaccaactttttctaacataaccttgtaatatatcaaaacgctcgtatggatgcatagatcatcgcccagataatgaaaactcgaaatatggtctgatgcgccgccacaagcggtggtcagtgggcggtcaacgcggcggtcaacgccggtcaaccacctcagatggcaaagtgaccaactacaaactggttcaaaatgaaagggtggtcgacttccatacctggagctaagtctggtttggcctagatcgtcctagatcaagcttggaagtcggattaatcctgtgcgtccgatcagatttcagattaaatcagggacgtagaaaaagtcaaaccatgatctagcgttctatacacaaaatcgtgatgaaaggcttacatggggatgatcagcatgaggaggagatcacaaaaatgggaacgatcggcccatgcaacgccggaaaagtggttttccggccgggtccgaatcaagagtctgggtggcttcgatccagcttttggAGCAGCGTCTGGGCGAAGCGATGGGAGGGGAcggctgggcgtggagcggcgatcacggaggagtccgggtccggggctggaggaggccggaggggagagaaccagccgggtcgggtcgaacacgacccgccgggtctgagggtttcgatcgagagagagagagagaatccgggggactattccgcaaaaacagaaaagtttcgtccttaatgaaaaaagtcaacattttgttgatatttatagaaaattcccaattttcaaatattcataacttattcatacgaactccgaatattgcgttccacatatgcacgagatcgtatcgacgagctctacaactttcatgaagaaagttttcccaaattctgtacgtataagaagtcacttttcaagaccccctaaataacgttcgttttcgaaataaaatcgttcgaactaattccacaactccttcaagcttcgtattcgtgcccacgcctacgaaatcatttccaaaatgtcatcggacattaatttgaatttttcgggtattacaatctaccctccttaaagaaatttcgtcccgaaatttaagcgtaagtcaattcctcttgattaaggttgacctaaccatcgaatctccatccttcccaaaactgtagtaatccacaaagccacagcccttcgtataaaaatacattcctatggccactaaatcctttcatcacgatgtaaattcacaaaaccagaattcacaaatgaaatcctcattcccacttaagtcatcaacatgacattccttcaccgcatcatttctcaaaattacaacacaacaattgcttcaagcaacccacactcaaatcaccacgtggCATTGCACATATTGTTGTTTTCACACTgatcgtcatcctgtactggcatacaaccacaataaacactcccacaaagcgtttcgctactcaattagcatcactcaaaacaaatcattctcaaaagcacgccaataaaacatgtcacctagtgatgatgacttgggcttgctcaatccttgggctaagcattaaggctggccaattgggccgaagaaatcgaaccatccacatttaaaccggcccgaaccaatttgggtttaacatttgggcctaccattcgggccgaacaattgggcttactatttgggcctaccaatcggccgaacaattgggcttactattttggCCTAcgaatcgggccgaacaattgggcttactatttccagctcggctacggtatgaaattgtacataccgtatatacgtatgtataccgtacagaccgtatatacgtatgcatactgtacaactgtatatacgtatgcataccgtacaggccgtatatacgtatgtataccgtacataccgtatatacgtccgtataacaagtatatacgagatccaaaaatatttgtaagaggtaaggttcgaactcccgacctcgaacacgaaggttttgctcccaaccactgaagcaagagctgccttcattaatatatgctcacgtgttatatttattatgtcataagcgacataaataaaataacagggaagacaaggttcgaaacctcaacctgccgcacgaaacctttttcccccaaccactggagcacaagctgtgcttaatataatgtgtacaaatgttatacttattatgtcataagcgaacataataaaaataaacgagaggcaaggttcgaacctctgacctcttgtacaagagccttgctcttcaac
Protein-coding regions in this window:
- the LOC133715570 gene encoding heat shock 70 kDa protein 18-like isoform X2 — its product is MAEARGRAIGIDLGTTYSCVAVWEHEQGHVEIIVNDQGNRTTPSYVAFTDTESLVGDAAFNQILRNPTNSIFDAKRLIGRKFSDATVQSDLKLWPFKVIKGPDDKPMIVVTHQGQEKMFAAEEISSMVLTKMRKTAEAYLGSTVMNAVITVPAYFTNSQRQATKDAGATAGLNVMRIINEPTAAAIAYGIDKKAGGYRKKNVLIFDLGGGTLDVSLLSICNGVFEVKATAGETHLGGGDFDNRMVNYCVEQFKRKHKPMIVVTYQEQEKQFTAEEISSMVLIKMRKIAEAYLGSTVTSAVITVPAYFNNSQRQATKDAGATAGLNVMRIINEPTAAAIAYGIDKKASWHGKRNVMIFDIGGGTLDVSLLTIGDGVFEVKATAGETHLGGEDFDNRLVNYCVEQFKRKTNADLTGNSRALRRLRNECEKAKRRLSFSATTEIEIDCLDKDNDFYVTITRAKFEQLNLDFFNKCMEPVEKCLRDANMDVDSVDDVVLAGGSSRIPKVQQLLENVFKGKELCKGINPDEAIAYGAAVQAAVLSGYEIEKLQDFTLLDVIPLSLGVEISVPSTGDEHCMQVVIPRNTRVPIKVNITLWTTYNNQVEAVFGIYEGESSTTLNNNFLGKFVLEGIPPAPAGHISFDVCFDMDANGILSVSAQDTSTGQKKGITIISKKQ
- the LOC133715570 gene encoding heat shock cognate 70 kDa protein-like isoform X1, whose translation is MAGAADRAIGIDLGTTYSCVAVWEQEQGHVEIIVNDQGNRTTPSYVAFTDTESLVGDAAFNQILRNPTNSIFDAKRLIGRKFSDDTIQGDVKLWPFKVIEGPDDKPMIVVTYQEQEKQFTAEEISSMVLIKMRKIAEAYLGSTVTSAVITVPAYFNNSQRQATKDAGATAGLNVMRIINEPTAAAIAYGIDKKASWHGKRNVMIFDIGGGTLDVSLLTIGDGVFEVKATAGETHLGGEDFDNRLVNYCVEQFKRKTNADLTGNSRALRRLRNECEKAKRRLSFSATTEIEIDCLDKDNDFYVTITRAKFEQLNLDFFNKCMEPVEKCLRDANMDVDSVDDVVLAGGSSRIPKVQQLLENVFKGKELCKGINPDEAIAYGAAVQAAVLSGYEIEKLQDFTLLDVIPLSLGVEISVPSTGDEHCMQVVIPRNTRVPIKVNITLWTTYNNQVEAVFGIYEGESSTTLNNNFLGKFVLEGIPPAPAGHISFDVCFDMDANGILSVSAQDTSTGQKKGITIISKKQ